From Parabacteroides pacaensis, a single genomic window includes:
- a CDS encoding alpha-L-rhamnosidase-related protein — MKKQVVFILAYLFSGIFFQANAQDPFLNKRADWLQKAEKYKPALVSREVSPQWVVRSIQDSSAFQGWRMEKVPGIEAVYSSSFKKQSGIILDFGEHLTGHFTFKLKLLSATSDAPIRFKFTFGEVPAELNTPFDPYPGGLSRAWLQDEIVTVITVPSEITIPRRLSFRYVKIELLGSSPGFDFAFDKITLSATTSVTNKAPELPAGTDPLTNKIYRIGLNTLKECMQTVYEDGPKRDLRLWIGDLYLEALANTYSYQNHDLTKRCLYLLAALADKTGWLHATVYESPVPAPQEGQHCMDYSLIYNVALLEYLKATGDRETALDLWPVVIRQIEVVQNYLTPELIYDMQKQPQIWLVFDWKDALNRHAPMQGLTIFALQKSYELATLLGKEKEVTHWPALIKQMKKAARKHFYDKKQGVIVSGEQRQVSYLSQAWMVLSETLNEKEGVRALTYALNDPNTCTVGSPYGQHYFLEALVKCNMRAEAKELMHRYWGGMVNKGADTFWEVYDPENDYLSPYNFFPINSYCHAWSCTPVYFINKYPEIFLEN, encoded by the coding sequence ATGAAGAAACAAGTTGTTTTTATTCTCGCCTATCTTTTTTCGGGAATATTCTTTCAAGCAAATGCACAAGACCCGTTCCTGAATAAAAGAGCAGACTGGCTTCAAAAAGCCGAAAAATACAAACCCGCTTTAGTAAGCCGGGAGGTATCCCCGCAATGGGTAGTACGTTCCATTCAAGATAGTTCCGCCTTCCAAGGCTGGCGTATGGAAAAAGTTCCCGGAATAGAAGCGGTTTATTCTTCTTCTTTCAAAAAACAGTCCGGTATCATCCTGGACTTCGGAGAACATCTGACCGGACATTTCACATTCAAACTCAAACTATTGTCTGCCACATCCGACGCACCCATTCGTTTCAAGTTTACTTTCGGGGAGGTTCCGGCAGAACTAAATACGCCTTTTGATCCTTATCCGGGCGGACTGTCCAGGGCTTGGCTGCAAGACGAAATTGTGACCGTAATCACCGTACCGTCTGAAATTACTATTCCGCGCCGGCTCTCTTTCCGGTATGTAAAAATCGAATTACTAGGTTCTTCTCCGGGTTTTGACTTTGCTTTCGATAAAATCACTTTATCCGCTACTACTTCGGTAACCAATAAAGCTCCCGAGCTACCGGCAGGTACGGATCCTTTGACAAACAAAATATACCGGATCGGATTAAACACCCTGAAAGAGTGTATGCAAACCGTATATGAAGATGGCCCTAAACGGGATTTGCGTTTATGGATCGGCGATCTTTACCTGGAAGCCCTCGCTAATACCTATTCTTACCAAAACCATGACCTCACGAAACGCTGCCTTTATCTGTTAGCGGCTTTAGCAGATAAAACAGGATGGTTGCATGCTACTGTTTACGAATCGCCCGTCCCGGCTCCGCAGGAAGGACAGCATTGCATGGATTATTCCTTAATTTATAACGTAGCCTTATTAGAATATCTGAAAGCTACCGGTGACCGGGAAACTGCTCTCGATTTGTGGCCGGTGGTGATCCGGCAAATTGAGGTGGTACAAAATTACCTGACCCCCGAACTGATATACGATATGCAGAAACAGCCACAAATTTGGCTTGTGTTCGACTGGAAAGATGCCCTTAACCGGCATGCGCCCATGCAAGGCCTTACTATTTTTGCCTTGCAAAAAAGTTACGAACTGGCAACTTTGCTAGGTAAAGAAAAGGAGGTTACCCATTGGCCTGCATTGATTAAACAAATGAAAAAAGCCGCCCGCAAACATTTTTATGACAAAAAGCAAGGAGTAATCGTAAGTGGCGAGCAACGCCAGGTTTCTTATTTATCCCAGGCATGGATGGTGCTTTCCGAGACCTTGAATGAAAAAGAAGGAGTACGTGCCTTGACGTATGCACTGAACGACCCGAATACTTGTACGGTGGGTTCTCCTTACGGACAGCATTATTTCCTGGAAGCATTGGTAAAATGCAACATGCGTGCGGAAGCGAAAGAATTGATGCACAGATATTGGGGCGGAATGGTGAATAAAGGTGCTGATACCTTCTGGGAAGTATATGATCCGGAGAACGATTATTTATCTCCTTATAATTTCTTCCCCATCAACAGCTATTGTCATGCATGGAGCTGTACACCGGTATATTTTATTAATAAATATCCGGAAATATTTTTGGAAAACTGA
- a CDS encoding 6-bladed beta-propeller, whose product MKKTEAVTLGLSFCISLLILVGCKSNQSGDTEGKQAVIHVEEAYQNPVQLTLSDLGDDLEYIPLETTDSSIVAISSVTTMAVSDKLIIIGARNVPLKAFDKKSGRYIGQIGSIGGGPTEYPNGTNFQIDPKTNKIYVRVTNNKYQCYDASGKFLKTVTWDELAKGVAVTPYFLEDQLYSYVNIPTNFTTVLSYLYNLQTGEKIDSLRWKEELPEKGCKILVPLAGSEIFGGRALLGQLDNEKWTYGNQKNTGYWYLNNRLYMKNVYCDTVFTVKGFDNLKPRMIFDMGKLGGFTRYEKSDAMTNKFIITRVLETENIIYFTMMKNLFDLQGWQKGMYNPPYYGVYNKQTGLTKIMEGGAIKNNVEGLPGFTVYNTSTKGELVVCLQSGDLMEAREKIPASEQPEWLKQLKEEDNPVILLIQ is encoded by the coding sequence ATGAAGAAAACTGAAGCGGTAACATTAGGATTAAGTTTTTGTATAAGTTTACTTATACTTGTAGGATGTAAAAGTAATCAGTCGGGAGATACGGAAGGCAAACAGGCTGTCATTCATGTGGAAGAAGCCTATCAAAATCCTGTGCAACTTACTTTGTCTGATTTGGGGGATGACCTGGAATATATTCCTTTGGAAACTACAGATTCCTCTATTGTAGCCATTTCTTCGGTTACGACGATGGCGGTGAGCGATAAACTTATTATCATCGGTGCACGGAATGTTCCTTTAAAGGCATTTGATAAAAAGTCCGGACGTTATATCGGACAAATAGGAAGTATCGGAGGCGGACCTACCGAATATCCGAATGGAACAAACTTCCAGATCGATCCGAAAACAAACAAAATTTATGTGCGTGTAACAAACAATAAATACCAATGTTACGATGCTTCCGGAAAGTTTTTGAAGACTGTAACGTGGGATGAACTGGCGAAGGGTGTGGCAGTAACCCCTTACTTTTTAGAGGACCAATTATATAGCTATGTCAATATTCCTACGAACTTTACTACTGTCCTTTCTTACCTTTACAATTTGCAGACCGGGGAAAAAATAGATTCTCTCCGGTGGAAAGAAGAACTTCCTGAAAAAGGGTGCAAAATCCTTGTTCCCTTAGCCGGCTCTGAAATATTCGGCGGCAGGGCTTTACTAGGGCAATTGGATAATGAAAAATGGACGTATGGAAATCAAAAAAACACCGGGTATTGGTACTTGAACAACCGGTTATATATGAAGAATGTTTATTGCGATACGGTTTTTACAGTAAAAGGGTTTGACAATCTGAAACCTAGAATGATTTTCGATATGGGGAAGCTGGGTGGCTTTACACGGTATGAGAAGAGTGATGCCATGACCAATAAATTTATAATTACCCGTGTGCTTGAAACAGAAAATATTATTTATTTTACTATGATGAAAAACTTATTTGACCTTCAAGGCTGGCAGAAAGGGATGTATAATCCCCCTTATTACGGGGTATATAACAAACAGACCGGACTTACAAAAATAATGGAGGGGGGTGCAATAAAGAATAATGTAGAGGGGCTTCCGGGTTTTACTGTTTATAATACTTCTACCAAGGGTGAATTGGTGGTTTGCCTGCAATCCGGAGACTTGATGGAGGCCCGTGAAAAAATTCCTGCTTCCGAGCAACCGGAATGGTTGAAACAGTTAAAGGAGGAGGATAATCCGGTAATTCTTTTGATTCAATAA